A genomic stretch from Gordonia westfalica includes:
- a CDS encoding phage gene 29 protein family protein gives MSFKQWADMSDEEREAEAQAVSVLFIGLPGVVGAPLVMGPDYWVDVARHLVECGVRLVADSIKHYEPGDSLEASKAAGKWCYDSHEPDETYEQRIARLADEEHQNYLAKVEEMKARQANTQERVVQAEAVAFAAEVKRRKADGTFDGSPHAGINPEAL, from the coding sequence GTGTCTTTCAAGCAGTGGGCTGACATGTCCGATGAGGAACGTGAAGCCGAAGCGCAGGCGGTGTCGGTGTTGTTTATCGGCCTGCCTGGTGTGGTGGGTGCCCCGCTGGTGATGGGACCCGACTATTGGGTGGATGTTGCCCGCCATCTGGTGGAGTGCGGTGTCCGGCTGGTGGCGGATTCGATCAAGCACTATGAACCGGGGGACAGCTTGGAGGCGTCGAAGGCTGCGGGGAAGTGGTGTTACGACTCGCATGAGCCGGATGAAACGTATGAGCAGCGGATCGCCCGGCTGGCTGATGAGGAGCATCAGAACTATCTGGCGAAGGTGGAGGAGATGAAGGCCCGCCAGGCGAATACGCAGGAGCGGGTGGTGCAGGCAGAGGCTGTGGCGTTCGCCGCGGAGGTGAAGCGCCGCAAGGCGGATGGAACGTTCGACGGTTCCCCGCACGCCGGCATCAACCCCGAAGCTCTCTAA